The sequence AAGAATATTATTATAGAGTACTAAAGTAACTAATACTATTATAAGGTGACGTCATATAATAGATTAGCGATtttttataatctttattaaagtaaaataagtgagacctaataataatattacacctCTCAAAAATACGAAACACCGTAGTTGCATTTCTATTAAgctaaaaagaataagaaatctTTTGTGAGATAAAGACATAGCAACCACCAATTTAAATGGTTGCACCCACTAGTCTATGTCTATATGACTATAAGTTCTTCTTTTTTAGCTTTTGGTTATGAAATGTGCATTTATGGAAGGCCAAAAAGCCCAAAATTCTCATAACAAAAACAGTcttggctttatcttttttgtgtactctctttctttccctctctctctcttgtcaCAATAATAGTCACTAGTACTTTGGTTTTTTGTGTTTCATTATTTCACCGACAAAAGCCAAAGAAAAGTGCAAAACGACATCGTTTTTTACAATGAAAATGAAAGTACTAACTATTATGGCTTTATATTCTCTTTTCACAAAAATAATGCTTCTattgttcatcttcttcttcttaaacCAAACTTTTACTTTGAAGTTTGGACTATTTGTGTACCCTATAAATCTTTCTCTGACACAACTAATAGTGATAGATATTAGATACATACATATGCATAGTTTGTACACACACCCCACATGAATAGTTGGTTCTTAATACCCAATAAAATTTttgataattgaataaatatatatagtttgtaTATATACAAATTATTTTGTACACACCCCCACATGAATAGTTGGTTCttaatataaattttgataattaaataaatatttatatttgataaaattaaatccatcaaaaaaaaaattacagatgTGATACTaagttaataaggaaaattattctagatattattttttttaaaaaaaattatattttaggtTACTTTCGTAGTTCTTTTAATATGTGAGTAGTTATGTagattttcataaaaatattaaaaaaaattattttaaagtgtaaaataaaaaaaaaacacttttaatatgttcaatttaaaataaatgtaattggtTGAAATGAATTATTGCATTAGTGTATGTAATGTTTTAGTGCATATATCATTACTCatgttatgaaaataaataaaattaaagttgTTTTGGTGTATATTTTAAGTACATATATCAtcactaatattatttaaaagaaattataataataaagtttctcACTTTGCTATTTAATTAAGATAGTCTATTAGATGAAAAAACGTCTTGTTAATAATATTtaactttttatatttatttacctaAATATTATTGTGAATTCAAACACAATTATCGATGACTtgtgtttatattttattatactaACCATGGCAATACATTAAATTAATGACGTGTGTGTGGAGAGGGAAATAGAGATATGAATGGGCTTAAGCCCAATTTGGTTGTAAGCTTAGGCCCACTACGTTATAGACCAAATGAAAAGTATGGATTCTACTTCAACGGGCCCCATGGcccaaatttattaataaaattgactGAAATCTGCAAAAGCAAGCTCTTGAATATATCAAAACGATGTTCAAATAAGCAACTTCTAAAACTTTTAAGATAAATATCACCattaatgaaacataacaaTTTCTCATCAATTCATTTGCATTATAACCatgtttcattttttattactttttattggAAAATTTGGACAAAATTCGAGACTCAAATGGTTTGGTTTTGAAGAAAAGAGttaacaaaaacaaatgaatCCTCATTGACTTGGCTGTAATGGCACAATATATGCTAAATGGCACAATATATAACAAGTCACAGGCAAAAACTTAGTATAAAGTAAACATAAACATTCCACAGTTCAGCTAATTAATCATCAAACCTTTGAAACCTAATAAACTATTAAAGCCGGTAACTAGTCGGCACGACCACACCCGAAGCAAAGCTTTTTAAAAGTCGTCTTCCCTAGAATTTCCACCACGGTAACCACCACCGCCGCCACCACCACCGTATCCACCGCCACCACCAGTACGAGGGCCGGATCGTTCGGTTGCATACGTTACACGGATGTTTCTTCCTTGTAAAGCCTGAAATTTGTTAAGTATACAATCACTACTCTATTATAGAGAGCAATTTAGATGTGTGCATAATCTTGTTGCATTTAACAGTGTTTTTACCTGACCGTCCATGGAAGACAATGCTGAGCTTGCTGAATCGTCGCTGGAGAAGCTAACGAAACCAAATCCCCTTGACCTACCGGATTCTCGGTCGCATATAACTCTAGCTGTAGATCACAAAGGACAAGCAGCACAAATTGAAATCAAAATATGAGTTCTATAAACTATAGCACAAGGAAGTGTTTTTTTCAGACTAGGATCCCGCCTAACCCTACAATATTTGGGAACTAAGAAACTATAACAATTGCTACGTAGGTACCCAGGAGGGATTCGAACCTCAAACCTTGTGGGAGTATAGCACAAGTATGAATTGAATTAACAACTTAAAATCATTTTAGTATATGAAGCTCCTACAACTCATTATAAAGTTCAACATAAGCACATATAAAAACAGTAACTGTTTACAACAGATATGCAAATATGAACTTGTGAATAAGAACTCTAAGCTAAAGACACAAATTAGTTAAATAACCACAACCAAGCAAGGTTTTAATTAAGCCAATTTCATAGCTCAAGAGAAGAACTGAAAACCATAAAAGATATGATTGAACTCACCTTCAGTAACATCACCAAAGCCAGAAAATGCATCTCTTAGAGATTGGTCATCAGTTCCATATGAAAGACCTAAACATACCAAGTTCGAAAGAATAAGTATCAAACCAAACAAAATAGAATAAACCCACTTTGGAATGACATATATAACAATGATTTTAACTAAAATACCTCCTACAAAAAGCTTTGATGACATGCAACGAACAGAATTAAGCATAGATGCCATTGGTGACTGTATATTCTGAGAAATGGTCTGCCTAAGAAGGCCACCAAGTTTACCAGAAAAAGCCATTTGTAATCTCTGTTAGGTCTACAAAAAAAAACTGCAagaacacaaaaacaaattcaTTCATGTTAGAAACTCAAACAACACTAAGAAGAGTTTGAAATGTAATCAAAACTAAACATATCATTGAATTAATACATGAAAAATCATCCAACCAAACAAGTCGTTCATCTCTTACAAACTTTCAATCTATCAAATCTAAAAAATCCATACATGCCTAAAAAAATCAATGCAATTAgaataatcattaaaaaaaaaaattatccatGCTAGAAACTAACTCAAACAACACTAGAAGAGTTCGAAATgtaatcaaaacaaaaaaacagaGCACAAAGACAACACATCACCAAATAttcatttccaatgaatatatcatCAATCACCCAACTAAACAAGCTGTTCATCTCTTTGAAACTTTCAATCTAtcaaaacctaaaaaaaaatcaatgcaATTAGAATAATCATAAAGCAAAAACAACCCAATATGCAAAAAGATATCAGCTTTTCGATCTGTAAACACACCCAAATATCTCAATAAACTTAAACATGTCTTAAATTTGCTTCATAAGAAATGATTACAACAAAACACTATAATCTCCAAACATTCCATTACAACAGCTGAAAGAGAAGAATCATAACCCAGAGAGAGAGAACTAGGGTTTTAGCTATACCTGAGAGAGAGGAGAGAAGGGGTTGAGATCAAAGCTGAAAGGAACGAATACAAACGAAGCGGCTAGGGTTTAAcaatatatagagagagagagccaAACCCCAACACAAGAAAATATCTCAGCTCAGGTTTATGGAGAGACTATAATCCAGTGCGGCTGCTTTTTCGTGTGACTGGTTTTTTTGTGCTTCCTCTCATTGTACCTTTTAGACTCATTTGCCTATTCACTTTGAGAAATGCTGGAAGTCACTAGGGTTGTACTATaaagggtaaatagcggcataagtactaaAGTTTTGGGTTTGTAAGTGAcataaatttaatgattttttttagcggcataagtacctaatgtttataaaactgtaatttttttcagTTTCATCAGTATAGACtctgttattgtcttaaacatGACACATATAAGATCCAAATTCTAAATTATTTGGATTTAAAACGGAGTCTGTACTGacgaaaatagagaaaaattaccgttttacaaacatttggtacttatgccactaaaaaagTCATTAGGTTTATGCCActtacaaactcaaaactttggATACCACTATTTACTTTACTATAAAATTACCAATCATACTTATATGTAgactttcaaaattttaaaatttacaataaTTTGATATGATAACACCTATAGAACAAGGACAATTGAATATTGAAGTAAAATGAATTAGTACCTTCGACAGTACCCCAAGTGAGTGTGGATTAAATCCATGAATTTGGACAAAACCCAAGTTACATAGCTCAATACACCTAATGGTTTGGGCCTTTAAGTAGGTGCTCATGAATCTTTGATGGGCTTATTTGGTCTTTATTGGGCATGGGCTTTTGTATTTGGCCTAAACCTATTAAATTTTTGGTTATATTATGTAATTTCTACTtgaatatttacaaaaatactatcaaaagatataaatacaaattataattttatataaactaattttacattagattattccaaaaaaaaaaaaaaaacgataaTAAGATTAaccttttcttcaatttttttttcaaaaaatcatatactattttaatcaaTAGATTCTTGAATCATTAtgttaattgaaaaaaatatattagtcaTGATTATTGTTCTAAaagtttaattagttttttagcaaaaaattagtcccttaattattatttttttttttgtggcaaattAGTCATTTGAAACAAACCCTTTACCTTAACAATTGTTTAAAGTGGTTGTTGTAATATAACACTTGATAGTGACAAAACATGGCACTTATTATACATGTGTATAAAGAACACTACATTCACATTTCTTCTTACtatttttataaatgaaattCTCTATTTCCCTCAATACAATTTGATTATTTGATCCATATTTTGGACAAAAGCTTAGCATTCATCTCacatttttcatgctttttttaCAACTCAAGTACAAGGTCCTTCCTTGATTCATTCATGCTTATTGAAAACATCAAAAGAGTGATTCACATATCTTATAAAATTTGATGCATTAGGCTaaaatacacacacacaaaaaaaatggGACCAATAAACATTTGAACATCACTAAATGTAAATATGAAGGGGATCCATTCAAATGTTGTTTGATATAATTACACCAAGTGAGTCTACTTAACCAATAATGCAATGTAGGTGCCAAACATCTTTATTCTAAAAAATAACAAGCAAAAACTAGTGAATCTAAGCCAAAGAACAAAACACAAAACCTATCCACCAAGACACACAACCCTTAGGATCCCTACCTCTCATCAACTACCACCAATTTTAGCTAAAATGGTCTCAGCCATAGATTTGATCCAAACATACTAGATTCACTAGCCACGATCACCTCTCGACCCAACCAGTGCCACCTTATGGGCTAAGACCCTTTGTGTTGCCTCGCTCTACACCAAGAATGAATTCAGACGACTAGATATGCATCCCTCGACGATGACCATGTGCACAAACACATAAGGATCCAAACAACACCCGAACCAAAAAAGGTCAACACCCCATGAATTGTCCTCCACCTCGCATTATCTTTATCTATATTCACAACACTATTTCCGACTAGACACATCTACATGCATAACTTGTATCGACACTAGTGACCCTAACAAAGAGGGAGAGAACGCAAAATTATTATTCGCTTGTAATAATTTGACTAATTTaacttttgactaattaatgacCACGTGTGTGTTCGAAAAGTTCTCATTACAAGAGAGAATATGAGGATTACAATCAAAATACTCAAAATACAAATAGAATTATTTCATCAAGATTACAATAAAGCTagagaagaataagaagaataataacaCACAGAAAGTTTGAGGACCTTTGTCCTAAAAGTCATTTCCTCCCTCATATGGACACTTAGGGAAACTCTAGAAATGCTCTTAAGGATTTATCAAGCCTCATACGCTTAGCCTAGTGTCTAAGGATGAGCATATCTTCACAAGGTTCTAACCACAACAAATAATTTCAACTATTTCTCTACAAGTGAACAATATGACCTCTATTTATAGAGTTTTCACTCTCATATGGACATGAATGACCACCATAAAGCCCCTGGATGTTACCAATCATAAATTGAgcatttatgttattaattggGTGATTTGGAGGAGTTTTGGGCTGTTACAAAGGCTCTCAAACTTTCAAAAATGTGGGCAATAATATGCTGAAAAaaacagtaactagttactagttaccattttttcagctttggccaattcttttccaaagtgttccaaatcattcccacttgattttgaaccatttatacatcttataaatgaataaatcaagTTTCCAACAACAATATTTTCAATAACTATCATTTAttcacattcataaacaattagtaacatattttactaatttaagagtgaaaaaagagatgagagttacatattcaagtgatcatcaacttaaaggatttgcaactcctattttgtgatcattgtacacattttgtaactccataatgtatgttacaatttgacaaaattaatactttgtcacgcttaattatttaatctaaatattatattatataaaataatataacattcccctaCTAGATTGAATAATATCTCATTTGTAGCAAATAATTTTGTAACACaacattttatttaatcaatcaaacatTATATTATGGAGTAATATAATAGTGTGAGCATAAATAAATGAGGCATAAACACAATATTGcacattaaaattaatatttaatttttattaaatatttaaactaatttacCGACTTTGCAAACACAAAATATATGTACTTTAGTTACAAATTTGAAGAGAGAAACTAAAACAAAGTAGGAGTGATAAAACGAGTTTCGACACGGCACATGAACACAAATACAACATAAATTTTACAGGTTAGGGTTAGGAAAATTAAATGCAAGTTAAAAATGGGTTGACACgaaataaaaatgtgttaaaGACGACCCGACCTAACTACATGAATTTGATAcggtttttttataaataaaataatataaaaaattattaataataatataactatgtaaaaaaatatatttagtgattgtgttaaaaaaaaaaattaatttaatttttttaaaaaatatttgaaaatatttgaaaatttaaaaattttattatatatattaaactacATATAAATAGATGTATATAAGTTTTTgggaaatttgcggcaaaagtccccaaaaagttcACGTTGATACAGATTAGTCCCCAAGGTCcaaaaatagcggcaatagtcctcAAGGTCACACTTTTTATTTGTCCGTTGGTCTCCAAATTAACAGATTcgttaaatctaattcaaatgCCACGTGTCGAAATATCATTGGTGggtgtttattattttaatttaaaaaaataaaaataaaaataaataaataatttaaaattaatttctttttttctttttctttttcttttctttttttatctttttctttttctttttttttttctttctctttcttcttcgtcTGTCTTCTTCgtcttttcttcttctcactGCCAGAAACCCAAAACCCCAACAATGTCATCAATTCTTCAAAGCAGCTTCCCACAACCCCAACAATGTGtgaaaaaatgataaatttggCAAGAAAATTGGTACTTTAATATGTTAATTTCAAGCCAATATAGAGATTGGCTCTCtaaatgatatttgaacaatcAAGGAAAACATAATCGTGAGAAACTTGCCAAAAATCATGCTTAAAGACTAGATTACTtcattgaaaacaaaaaattcattGTAAGACCATAACAAATTCACAATATCAACCAGAATATCAAATTCTAACTAATCAAAACCAAAGGATTTTCCATAAATCACTCAACTCAAAGGAGATAGCAACTAAAAGCATTTCAACTCAAagcatttattttatttgtttttttttctttttttcttttttcttcttattcttcttcgtcttcttcctcTAGCCGCACTCCGACCCCCTCCCCACATCGTCTTTTTCTTTCAGCCACACTCGCCCATGCCCAGCCCCCGCCCCGCCGTCGAGATCCGAACCTCCTTCCCAGTCGTCCACTGCCCACTGCCGTCGAGATCCGAAGCTCCTTTCAAGGACGAGAAAGAGATGAAAAAgtctgaaaaaatatattagggCTTTGATGCTAaggaaggagagagagagagagagagagagagagagagagagagagagagagagagagagagagagagagagagagagagagagagagagagagagagagagagagagagagagagagagagagagagagagagagagagagagagagagagagaagcccTGAACCTCAAGAGCAGTCAAGATCGGAGGCAATCCTTCACCAAATCTAACATCAACAACAGCACCAATGAAGTCGAGGAGGCACTATCGTGGTTGGATCACCGACTCGTCGGGCTGGTGGTGGTGGTTTGGGCGAAGGGGAGTTGAGAGGGTCGTTGGGCTGCTGCTGGTGGTTGTATGGTGCGTCGCTAGCTTGCTGCTAATGGTGGAGAGGGTCTTTTGaaatggagaagaagaagaaggtcaTGGCAGGGGTTGGATGCGTGAAGAAGAGGTTGGAGAAgatgaataaaaaaaagaaaatataaaataaaataaatttataattttaaaatatatttttgagttttttattttattttaaatttttttaattaaaattattatttggaccAATAAAAAATTGACACGTGGCACTTTATTTGGGTTTAACGGATCCGTTAGAAAAAGGAccaacggacaaacaaaaattgGGACCTTAGGTATTTTCaccgccaatttttgaggttgaggactaatcggcatcaacctcaagtttttggggacttttACCGCAATTATCCCTAAGTTTTTTAATGAAGCCAtactaaatttataattttttcttaaatttataatttttttttctatatagcAAAATAAGTCAAACCTTAAATAAAAAGGTCAAAGTGGGTCAACATTAACACGACATGATTTTTTACGAATTGAGTTAagattgagaaaattagatgcgaGTCGAAAACAAGCCAATAAATTTAACATGAAATATAAAAACGGGTcaaaaaaaacaacacaaaaacgaTACAATAATACAATAACACGTTTTACCACCCTTAAAACAAAGTCCAATTGCTTTAAAAGataactaataaaaaattacaacatCAAGTTGCATTAATTTATgtcacaaatatataaaaagaacatCAATTTACCAAAACAAAACTTGCaagtaaaaaaagataaatagtgAATTGATGTAGAAAGGgaaatgaaaaatgaataatataaatccttaaaatacacacacacacacacaaaaacatTTATTGCAAAACAAAGCCCATGTGGTGAAGAAGAGAGTAGAAAAACAAGGCGGCTACACTTTGCAATTTAGTCCCTCTTCATTCTCACATATTTGCAATCTAGTCCCTAAAATCCATACATTTATTATTTGCAATTTAGTCCCTCCTCACTCCCCTATATAAAGAACAATCAAAACCCATAATAATTCCTCAATTTCATTTTTCCCATTCTCGCGTGTAAGTTCCGAAGccccaattttattttattttttaatttttttaaaattaaataaaaaaaa is a genomic window of Cannabis sativa cultivar Pink pepper isolate KNU-18-1 chromosome 9, ASM2916894v1, whole genome shotgun sequence containing:
- the LOC115722466 gene encoding glycine-rich RNA-binding protein 4, mitochondrial translates to MAFSGKLGGLLRQTISQNIQSPMASMLNSVRCMSSKLFVGGLSYGTDDQSLRDAFSGFGDVTEARVICDRESGRSRGFGFVSFSSDDSASSALSSMDGQALQGRNIRVTYATERSGPRTGGGGGYGGGGGGGGYRGGNSREDDF